In a single window of the Penaeus chinensis breed Huanghai No. 1 chromosome 4, ASM1920278v2, whole genome shotgun sequence genome:
- the LOC125025228 gene encoding lysosomal protective protein-like, producing MKLYITLLVVAVVARAIAAPVEDAITDLPGLNHTIGFRHFSGYLTGAQGKQLHYWFVESMQDPANDPVVLWMNGGPGCSSMEGLLAELGPYLVNVDGKTLQENPYAWNTVANVLFLEAPACVGFSYDPNDDYETVTFGRYGKCHRKIARSQERPGYSSEQIAAPGCGRAPPARTPVGTSHPLMLMTQATEYSCLALVRSSS from the exons ATGAAACTGTATATTACATTACTGGTGGTTGCGGTGGTAGCAAGGGCTATTGCTGCCCCAGTAGAGGATGCAATCACAGATCTCCCAGGTCTGAATCATACCATTGGCTTCCGACACTTCAGTGGTTACCTGACTGGGGCGCAAGGGAAGCAGCTACACTATTG gttTGTGGAATCTATGCAGGATCCAGCAAATGACCCAGTGGTGTTGTGGATGAATGGTGGTCCAGGATGCTCTTCTATGGAGGGCCTCCTTGCAGAATTAGGACCTTACCTAGTTAATGTGGATGGCAAAACTCTCCAGGAGAATCCTTATGCTTGGAATACT GTTGCAAATGTGCTTTTCCTGGAAGCACCAGCCTGTGTTGGATTCTCATATGATCCTAATGATGATT acg aaacggtcaccttcggacgctatgGAAAatgtcaccggaagatcgccagaagccaaGAAAGACCAGGATATTCATCAGAGCAGatagccgccccaggatgtggaagggcgccgcctgccaggacgcctgTAGGTACCAGTCACCCACTGATGCTGATGACCCAGGCCACAGAGTATTCCTGcctagcgcttgtccggtcaag TTCCTAG